GTAGGGTTTACTTCATTAGCATGTAGTTGCATTACCTCTTTTTTTTCATTTGCAAATATTATCCTATACAATTTTTTGTTCTTCACAGTCAACTTAATACCACCCTTATTTTATCATTTTCATATTTAATATTTATATCTTCCAATTTATAACCTTTATCCATAAGGTCTATAACTTTATTACATATAATATCCTCGATCTTACTTGGCAAGGTCAACCCTAAGCTATCTATTTTACCTGAGATTATCTTAAAAACATTTTCATCTTTATTTTTAATATATTCTAGTGAGCTCTCAGTACGTCTGCCCATACTTTTCTTGCTTTTACGGGCGAAGTACTTTGATAATAGATTATTATATTTATTCCTTAAAGAAATATCCCTAATCTCATAATGCCTATACTTGTTGATAATACTTTTAATTATAAACTCATTCATATCGGTTAAACTATTAAAAACATCACCATTATTATCAGATTCTAAATGTTGCATATTTATTATATATTCAAGTTTATTTAAATCACTTTTAATCCTTTCATTATTTATTTCCATACTATAAACCTTAATTCAGCACTTCTAGAGAAAAAGTCAAAAATTAAATTAATAAATCCTATAAACAAGCTCCCACCAATAGCAGCCCAAAAACCATCAATATTAAAGCCTGCAACAAAGGAAGCAGTTAATTTTAAAATTATAGCTGTAACAACTACATAAAAGAGACCAAATGTCAATATTTGAAGAGGCAAGGTTAATAAAACAAGAATAGGTTTTAAAAATATATTTAACAGCGTTAATATAAGTGCAGCTATTAAAAGTGTTAAAAATGCATCTATATTAATATGTTT
The genomic region above belongs to Deferribacterota bacterium and contains:
- a CDS encoding phage holin family protein, producing MLRFNFLVYRYFVNVIALGFTSLLFKHINIDAFLTLLIAALILTLLNIFLKPILVLLTLPLQILTFGLFYVVVTAIILKLTASFVAGFNIDGFWAAIGGSLFIGFINLIFDFFSRSAELRFIVWK